The Syntrophobotulus glycolicus DSM 8271 DNA window ACGCCGTCCAAAGGCTGACATATAGTTCATCGCTGCCAATCTTAATCGGATGCTGCTCGAAGCCCTCACCGAAACCATCTGATGCCTGACCAGAAGCATAATCTTTGAGCTGCTCCAGCTCCGCATCATTCAAATCCCCTTGTACCCGGCATTCAGCCACACCCATCAGCTTGTTCCCAACTTGCTCCACTGTGAAAAAGAGGGACTTCACTTTCTGACTTACGCTGTCATCCCCGTGATAATATTCCATGAGTCCTCGTTCCGTTTCCTCCGGCATCCGCTCCTTGAGGATGGCGGCAAGGATTCGGTCGTGATAGGAAAGTATCGTTCCCTGGTCGAGTTCCGAGGGGTATTCCTCCAAAGAGCCCCATTCATCGCGTTCATACTGCATCACAGCCAGAGGCATATACAGCTTTAGCGTTTGGAGGGGCTGTGGGATAACCGAAAATTTATCTACGCCTGGGATGAGAGCGAGGGATCGGCCGTTATCCCATTTCATGTGGAACTGGCCTGCATCGTCAATAAAGTTAATTGTTCCCTCCATACCTGACGGCACAGGCGCATAGGGGTCTTGCATTTCTGTTAACCGAATGCGGGTGCCGGGCGGATACTGTTCTTTTATAAATTTCAGAAATTCTTGCTGATGTCTCATGTGAGTTCCTCCTTTTTCTGCTTATTTCTACTGTGAATCCTCTGCATATCTGTTCTTAGGCAGTCACCCTCGGAGCCGTAACAGATAAATCCATGCGAGGGATATGGGCAGTTGCCACAGCTCTTGAACGGGCCGTGGGGCCGCTCGTCAGGCGGTATTCTGCCTGTTGTTATGATGGAATCCGAATCATAACAAGCTGGTTTTTTATTTTTCTTGTAATGCACTAACATGATTTCCTCCCTTCTGAAAAACAAAAAAAGCCGGGGAATTGAAGCGCATTCTGCACTCCGATTCTCCGGCTCTTTAACTGGATAATTGATTATGAGGTTTTTCGACATTCAGTCGGTGTCTGTCCAACTTGGTACTGTTGTATCAAGTCCATATGCTTCTTTGATTTCTGAGTGATGCGGTGAGCTTTGGTTGCCATGTATTCTATCAGGCAGTCCTTTGGTATCAAGTATTTGTTGTAGTACCACACTCCGAATAATTTCTCTTTGGATATCCATTGTGATACTGCGGTTTGGCTGTAGCCCGTCATTTTTATGACATCGCCCACGGTAAGGGCATCCGGAAAGCTGCTCCACTTTTTCTTTAGCATCTCCATGAATTTACCCGCATCTATTTGAACCTCTGCCCGACGCTTGGGTCTATATTTTATTCCGCTTGAAAAAATTCCGGGAGGTGTCAGCAGGGACTCCGGAGAATCTTCTAAGCGGGTAAGGTATTCTACCACATCCGTTATCCGGATTTTGAACCTACGGGTCTTTTTCCCTGTATCCTCGCAGGGGATATACCCGTTCTCTAAAAGCCATGTGGCTTTTCGTTTGCTTATTCTGCAAATTCTGTAAAATTGGTCGTGACATATCTTTTCCGGGTATTCAGCCAGAAGGTGAGAGTAGTCAGTTGCCATGTCCATCCCTCCAATGCATTGATGGTGCAGACAGATATCAGCTCTGTCTGTTTTGCGTTATTCAGTTTTAATCAATGTCAATGGTAGGGTTCGCTGTGGTTTATGTTTTTATAAATGCCAGGAAACTAAAGTATCTTAAGGTTATTTCGCTGGTTGTTTTTCTACGCTTTTTCTACACTTTGATCTGAAAACCGTAAAATTCGGGGGTTGAGCCGAAGCGTGGCAACTTCATGGTTTTCGCCCGAAAAGCCTTGATTCATGCGGGTTTGCTGGATTTCAAGGTGTCTCAAAGTCACCTTGATAATCTCATCGGAACTTGCCCTCAAATAACTCGAAATCTCGTAGGCCGGTAACCCCGGTGCGTGGGTTCGACTCCCACCTCCTCCGCCATGGGGCTGCTAATCTTACCGATTAGCAGCCCCTGCCATTTTTAACGGCAGGGATTCAGCAATGATATTTGCTGTTTCCTTTTTGGACTTATACTCCAGATGCCCATAGATGTTTGCGGTTGTACGGATGTCACTGTGTCCTACCCAATCCCTGATACGTTCTAATGGCACTTCGTTTGCCATCATCAGTCCGACACAGGAATGCCGTAAATCGTGAAAACGGACATGGGGCAGCCCGGCCTTCTCCAGCATCCTTTTATGCCGAGTGGTAATATAGTCCGGGTCGAGGATTTTACCAAGCTGATTTACACATAAATACCCGAGCCAGTCATTACAATAGGAGTTCCCGCAAAGTTTCCGCATTTCCCTGTTCTCTTCGATTTTTGCTTTTATACGCTGTTCCACATAATCAATCAGCGGATAGGTACGATTGCTTGTGTCCGTTTTCAGCTTATCGGATGGTACATATATCTCCACTCCGTCTATCTTGACCTTTACGACGGTGTGGTTTGCCCGGAAAAATCCATGCCGAAAGTCAAACTGCGACTCCCGAAGTCCGACACACTCGCTGCGTCGCATCCCATAAAAACCGCCAAACAGAACCGGGATTTCAATAATGTCACTCTGGATAAATTCAAGGTACTGCTGCATCTGATCGGCGTTCAGTGTTGCGGCGTTGTATTTTTCGAGCTTTCCGAGCGTGATGGCGGTATTGGGGTTAACTGTTATCAATTTTTTGCCGATAGCGTAGTTCAATGCCTGGTTGATAACCGTATAGTCTTTCGTCACACTTGACTTTTTGAGCCCTTTGCTCAACTTCATGCCGTAGTATTCCGAAAGATTTTCAGGTGTAATATCCTGAACCGTATACTCATATTCCCGGAATACAGCAGAAAGCAGTTCAACCTTTTCCAGATATCCCGCCCATGTTTTGAGAGTAATTTTCTTGCCAAAGTTAAAATCCTTGTCCACAATCACTTTACACGGATCGCGGGATTGAACCCATTCCTCAAGCACATCAGCAAAAAGAGGTTTTTCGTTAGGGGGAGTAGGAATGCTTGGGTTATGTATCCCCGGGAGCATTTCATTAAGCTTGTTTTCATATTCTTCAATCGTGTCGTCCAACATGCTTTCTGCTCTTTTCTTATTACCCTTGACCGGCAAGCCCGTAGTCAGACTTTTACGATCCCGCTTTTTCTGTCCGGGCATTTGCCAACTTAACTTCATATGCCAGTAGCCGCGTACTGCTTCAATATGACCGGCAACGTCCACTTTGCTTTGTAGATGATCTGTATTCAAGCTCATTTCCTCCATTCATACAGATAGACTTCACCCACCATTGACAGTACCAGTGTAGCAATCGTGGGTGAATGATTCTATAAGTGTTGCACTATTTTTTGCTACCCTGGTCAACTTCAAGAAATTCAAGAATGAAAGGTTTTGGGAAACGGTATTCCCTCCCCACCTTCAAGCATTGAATTTTACCGCTTTTAACTATTCCATATGTAGTCTTGGCACTGATTTGAAGCAATTCAGTAAGCTGCTTCACATTTAAGACATCGGGATAGCTTTCCAAAAACCTTGCTCGATACTCCTGTTTTTCCATAAAAACACCCTCTTTCTGGCATATTAGCACTAGCTGTGCAGTACTGATTTTAACCAGAAGAGAGGGTGTTTGTGAAATTTTAGGTTGTAAGCTTTCTATCGTTGTTTTGTTTTGCGACTTAATGATTATTTCATTATTAAAAATGCAATAATTGAAAAGGAACAGTTAGACCCAATTTTATTATAAAATTAGCTTGTATATTATTCCGATATAATGCTATAATTAATTTTATGGAAAACTCTGTCATCTTGATATGAGGTGTATCGATATGGAATATATGAAAGTCAAAGAAGCCGCTGAAAAATGGGGGCTTACCGATCGGCGCGTGCGTATCTTGTGCGAACAGGAACGAATTAACGGAGTTATAAAAAAAGGCCGTTCTTATTTGATCCCTGCAGATACTGAAAAACCCATAGACGGCAGAAAACTGCGGGGTAAAGCAGTGCCGGCACAGTACCGTTCACTGTTTACTCGAATTGATTTAAAAAAAGAGAAGCTTGATGCCTGTAGGCCTCTGACGCCGGGCGAAACGGCCCGTTTACGTGATGAATTTATGGTTGAGTTCACTTATAACTCGAATGCGATTGAAGGTAATACCCTTACGCTCCAGGAGACAGCTTTGGTTTTAGAGGGCATTACCATTGACCAGAAACCGTTGAAAGACCATTTAGAGGCTGTGGGGCATCGAGATGCTTTTGTATATGTACGACAGCTTGTAAGTAATAAAGTTCCTTTAGAAGAAAGGATTATAAAAGAAATACACTCCCTTGTACTGATGGATCGGCCTGAAGATAAGGGAATATATCGCCGCATTCCGGTTCGCATCATGGGTGCCACCCATGAGCCGCCGCAGCCTTATATTATTCCGAAGAAGATGGAGCGATTAATTGAGGATTGTAACAAAAAAAGAGGAGCAATGCATCCTCTTGAGAGAATCGCATGGTTCCATCTCATTTTTGAAGGCATCCATCCTTTTATTGATGGCAATGGACGAACAGGTAGGCTAATTATGAATTTTGACTTGATGCAAAATGGCTATCCACCGGTTAATATTAAATTTATAGACCGAAAGCGGTATTACGATGCGTTCGATTTCTACTATCGAGATGGAAGCGCAGATTCAATGGTGATGATGATCGGCCAATATGTGGAGGAACGACTGGATCGCTACCTGGAAGTATTATCTAAATAGTGGGAACTACAGAAACCTATTGGAGAGAGTTAGGATAGGTACTGATAACGTCTTTCTAAAAAAGCATTTTAAGTTACTTGAGTTGTATAATTTGTTTATAATGCGAAGCTCAATCGGATTCATAAGAATATTTTTGTATAACATTTGGGGGATTAGAAATGTATTTGAGTGGTTTGCAGTTAATAAATTTTCGCAATTTCGAATCAGCTTGTTTCATATTTAACGAAGGCCCAAACACAATTATTGGCGAAAACGATTCTGGAAAATCAAATGCTATAACTGGCTTAAGATTTTTATTAGATGATTCCTTTCTTTACAATACTAAGCGCTTGAAAGAAAGTGATTTTTCATATGCCCTTAATAATTGGAAAGGTCATTGGATAATAATTTCTGCTACTTTTAGCAATATAACAAGTACCGAAAAAGAAAGTGACATATGCGCTAGTCTAATAGTAGATGATGAAGAAAATATCGCTTCTATGAGTTCTCTGATTAGCACCGACAATAGAGATCATGGCGTTGTCACGTTGTTTATAAGGCCACAAAGAGGTATTAGAAAAAAACTCTTTGATGCTTCTGGAGACGAGGAGATCTTTAATGAGATACGCAATTCAATAAGATTAGTTGACTATGAATTCTGTTTTACATCGAAATCAAAAGCGGACTTTTGTAATGATAACATGTATAAAAGTATCGTAGGAGATATTGATTCATTTGAAGCCACTAATCCTGAAGATGATGATACAAGTATCCTTGGTCATCGCATAACTGTAGCTGATGTACAAAATCATATATCATTGGTTTATATTGACGCTCTTAGAGATGTTCTTAGAGAGATGCATATACCAAGAAACCCAATCAGAAGAATAATTGAAACGATTGAAGCCGGCATTGATCCCGCTCATATCACAACGGTAAAAGATAAAATCAAAGACCTTAATGATGCAATAACGAATATAGGTGAAATCGGCGTAATAGGTCAGGGGCTAAATAAAAAGCTTTTGGATATTTTAGGTGTGGTATACTCTCCAGAAATCAGCTTATCATCTGAATTATCTGATGAAATAAATTCACTATCAAAATTTATTGCCATGAAACCAAAGAACGAAGATGATCTTGATTTATTGGGTCTAGGGCATCTTAACATGATTTACCTTGCACTTAAAATTGTTGAATTTGAAACATGCCGTTCCAGAGAGTTACTAAATATTATGGTTATAGAGGAGCCAGAAGCGCATATTCATGCACATATCCAAAAAACGCTATTTAACAATTTGAGTGTAACAAATAATTATACTCAAGTATTGATGACAACACATTCCGTACATTTAGCTGAGGCATCTGAAATATCCAGGATGAACATATTGAAAACTCTCAATCAGACATCAATTGCAATGCAACCCATCCGTCAACTTGACCAATACGGAAAAGATAATCTGAATAAGAAAAGCCTATCTCTGACCAACTGTATTGAACGGTATTTGGATGCAAAAAGAAATGTTTTGCTATTTTCCAAAGGTGTTTTATTAGTTGAAGGCGATGCGGAGGAGATATTGATACCCAACATGGCTAAAGCCGCCTATGGAATAAGTCTTGATGAAATCGGGGTAGGATTAGTTAATGTTGGGAGCACTGCCTTTGAATATGTTGCAAGTTTATTTGACCAATTAAGAATACAGCGATATTGCGCTATTCTATCTGATTTGGACAAGCAAGCAGTTGACCCATCAAGCACATACTATAAGTCAAATGCCGAGAAAAAGGGGCAGGAACGTAAAGAAAAACTTAATCGATTATATTCAAGTAACTTATGGGTTGATATGTTTTATGCTGACCATACATTCGAAATAGAATTCGTTAATTGCGGTGACAATTTTAAGTATGTATCTGCTGCAATAAAAAAAATATATACGCAAAAAGCTGTTATTACAAGCCACCAGGAAGAAATCAACAATGAAAATAGCCGGAACGAAGAAATGCTTATGCTTTCGGAAAAAGAAGGCAAGGGATGGTTGGCTACAATAGTATCTGGTGAATTGAATTATAATATTAGAATTCCTGAGTATATTGTATATGCTCTAGCATTTGCTTCCCAAGAAACAATGTCGTTGCAGATCTATGCTAAAATGCTCAATTATACTCTTGCTTTATATGATGATGAAAAAGCTAAGCATTATTTGGATTTATTACGTAATTCCAGAGATAATGTATCTCTCTCGGAAGCTATTAACGAAATACTTGAAGATACCTATCTTGAAGAAGATGTCGTTTTCGAGTTTATTAAGTTTTGTGAACAATTTCAGCAGCGAATAGGTCTTGGTGATGACGATGAATGAAGACCTTGAATTGTTATTAGATAAATTAAACGAACAACAAAAAACTATTGTTATGTCAAACGATAATATACTTGTCACTGCCTGCCCCGGCAGCGGGAAAACAAGGGTTTTGACATATAAACTTGCTTATACAGCTCTGTCGAATCCGCATTCCAATAGAAAAATAATCGCAATAACATACACAAATAGAGCCGCAGATGAGATAAAGGATCGATTAGAATTATTGGATATTGACCAGTCAGCTATCTGGGCTGGGACAATTCATCAGTTTTGCTTAGAATACATTATTTATCCATACGCCATGTCATTACCTAGGCTATGTAAAGGTTTTACAATCATAGATGAATATGTGCATGATCAATATATCCAGCAAATTTTAGACAAGTTCAGCATTAATATTCCTTCATATCAGAAAAGTAAGATTATAACAATGTTAAACAATGATATGGAAATTATTGAAACCCAATTTCCACAGGTAGTTAAAGGCTATCATGATCTATTAATACAAAATAAAGAGATTGATTTTGACCTAATATTAAGCCTTTCCTATCAGATTCTCA harbors:
- a CDS encoding DUF4314 domain-containing protein, translated to MRHQQEFLKFIKEQYPPGTRIRLTEMQDPYAPVPSGMEGTINFIDDAGQFHMKWDNGRSLALIPGVDKFSVIPQPLQTLKLYMPLAVMQYERDEWGSLEEYPSELDQGTILSYHDRILAAILKERMPEETERGLMEYYHGDDSVSQKVKSLFFTVEQVGNKLMGVAECRVQGDLNDAELEQLKDYASGQASDGFGEGFEQHPIKIGSDELYVSLWTASRDWSITTKDELEAMSQQMGGMHLG
- a CDS encoding ATP-dependent nuclease translates to MYLSGLQLINFRNFESACFIFNEGPNTIIGENDSGKSNAITGLRFLLDDSFLYNTKRLKESDFSYALNNWKGHWIIISATFSNITSTEKESDICASLIVDDEENIASMSSLISTDNRDHGVVTLFIRPQRGIRKKLFDASGDEEIFNEIRNSIRLVDYEFCFTSKSKADFCNDNMYKSIVGDIDSFEATNPEDDDTSILGHRITVADVQNHISLVYIDALRDVLREMHIPRNPIRRIIETIEAGIDPAHITTVKDKIKDLNDAITNIGEIGVIGQGLNKKLLDILGVVYSPEISLSSELSDEINSLSKFIAMKPKNEDDLDLLGLGHLNMIYLALKIVEFETCRSRELLNIMVIEEPEAHIHAHIQKTLFNNLSVTNNYTQVLMTTHSVHLAEASEISRMNILKTLNQTSIAMQPIRQLDQYGKDNLNKKSLSLTNCIERYLDAKRNVLLFSKGVLLVEGDAEEILIPNMAKAAYGISLDEIGVGLVNVGSTAFEYVASLFDQLRIQRYCAILSDLDKQAVDPSSTYYKSNAEKKGQERKEKLNRLYSSNLWVDMFYADHTFEIEFVNCGDNFKYVSAAIKKIYTQKAVITSHQEEINNENSRNEEMLMLSEKEGKGWLATIVSGELNYNIRIPEYIVYALAFASQETMSLQIYAKMLNYTLALYDDEKAKHYLDLLRNSRDNVSLSEAINEILEDTYLEEDVVFEFIKFCEQFQQRIGLGDDDE
- a CDS encoding helix-turn-helix domain-containing protein, whose product is MATDYSHLLAEYPEKICHDQFYRICRISKRKATWLLENGYIPCEDTGKKTRRFKIRITDVVEYLTRLEDSPESLLTPPGIFSSGIKYRPKRRAEVQIDAGKFMEMLKKKWSSFPDALTVGDVIKMTGYSQTAVSQWISKEKLFGVWYYNKYLIPKDCLIEYMATKAHRITQKSKKHMDLIQQYQVGQTPTECRKTS
- a CDS encoding tyrosine-type recombinase/integrase, producing the protein MNTDHLQSKVDVAGHIEAVRGYWHMKLSWQMPGQKKRDRKSLTTGLPVKGNKKRAESMLDDTIEEYENKLNEMLPGIHNPSIPTPPNEKPLFADVLEEWVQSRDPCKVIVDKDFNFGKKITLKTWAGYLEKVELLSAVFREYEYTVQDITPENLSEYYGMKLSKGLKKSSVTKDYTVINQALNYAIGKKLITVNPNTAITLGKLEKYNAATLNADQMQQYLEFIQSDIIEIPVLFGGFYGMRRSECVGLRESQFDFRHGFFRANHTVVKVKIDGVEIYVPSDKLKTDTSNRTYPLIDYVEQRIKAKIEENREMRKLCGNSYCNDWLGYLCVNQLGKILDPDYITTRHKRMLEKAGLPHVRFHDLRHSCVGLMMANEVPLERIRDWVGHSDIRTTANIYGHLEYKSKKETANIIAESLPLKMAGAANR
- a CDS encoding helix-turn-helix domain-containing protein; amino-acid sequence: MEKQEYRARFLESYPDVLNVKQLTELLQISAKTTYGIVKSGKIQCLKVGREYRFPKPFILEFLEVDQGSKK
- a CDS encoding Fic family protein, encoding MEYMKVKEAAEKWGLTDRRVRILCEQERINGVIKKGRSYLIPADTEKPIDGRKLRGKAVPAQYRSLFTRIDLKKEKLDACRPLTPGETARLRDEFMVEFTYNSNAIEGNTLTLQETALVLEGITIDQKPLKDHLEAVGHRDAFVYVRQLVSNKVPLEERIIKEIHSLVLMDRPEDKGIYRRIPVRIMGATHEPPQPYIIPKKMERLIEDCNKKRGAMHPLERIAWFHLIFEGIHPFIDGNGRTGRLIMNFDLMQNGYPPVNIKFIDRKRYYDAFDFYYRDGSADSMVMMIGQYVEERLDRYLEVLSK